The Balaenoptera acutorostrata chromosome 10, mBalAcu1.1, whole genome shotgun sequence genome has a window encoding:
- the IER3 gene encoding radiation-inducible immediate-early gene IEX-1, with protein MCHSRSSLPTMTVLRAPTPVPSTSPGPQRGSGPEIFTFDPLPETAVAPAARPSASRGHRKRSRRVLYPRVVRRQLPVEDPNPAKRLLFLLLTIIFCQILMAEEGVSTPLVPEDTPSAQSPAPTVAPPVLEPLNLTSEPSDYALDFSTFLQQHPAAF; from the exons ATGTGTCATTCTCGAAGCTCCCTCCCCACCATGACCGTCCTGCGGGCTCCGACACCGGTCCCCTCCACCAGCCCGGGACCCCAACGGGGCTCCGGTCCCGAGATCTTCACCTTCGACCCTCTCCCGGAGACTGCGGTGGCCCCCGCTGCGCGCCCCAGCGCCTCCCGCGGGCACCGAAAGCGCAGCCGTAGGGTCCTCTACCCACGAGTG GTCCGGCGTCAGCTGCCAGTCGAGGATCCGAACCCTGCCAAAAGGCTGCTCTTTCTCCTGCTCACCATCATCTTCTGCCAGATCCTGATGGCTGAAGAGGGTGTGTCGACACCCCTGGTCCCGGAGGACACCCCCAGCGCGCAGTCCCCCGCGCCCACCGTTGCGCCCCCGGTCCTCGAGCCCCTTAATCTGACCTCGGAGCCCTCGGACTACGCTTTGGACTTCAGCACTTTTCTCCAGCAACACCCGGCCGCCTTCTAA